From one Enterococcus sp. DIV2402 genomic stretch:
- a CDS encoding argininosuccinate synthase: protein MKEKVILAYSGGLDTSVSVKWLVDEGYDVIACCLDVGEGRNTESIRQKALTVGASASYAIDAREEFAQDFALIALQGNTFYENSYPLVSALSRPLISKKLVELAHETNATTIAHGCTGKGNDQVRFEVAIAALDPSLKVIAPVREWKWSREEEIAYAQEKGVPIPADLDNPYSIDQNLWGRACECGVLEDPWATPPKGAYELTKELEDTPDQADIVQITFKKGVPVALDGKEMNLSSLVAELNQLAGNHGVGRIDHIENRLVGIKSREVYECPGAMTLMAAHKELEDLVFVRELAHFKPIIEQQLAQIIYNGLWFNPLTDALIAFLKSTQEYVNGVVRVKLFKGNIICEGRKSENSLYDENLATYTSADTFDQDAAVGFIKLWGLPSKVHAEIQAKQNNA from the coding sequence ATGAAAGAAAAGGTTATTTTAGCTTACTCTGGAGGATTAGACACCTCTGTTTCTGTAAAATGGTTGGTTGACGAAGGTTACGATGTTATTGCTTGTTGTTTAGACGTTGGTGAAGGTCGAAATACAGAATCGATTCGTCAAAAAGCCTTAACAGTTGGCGCTAGCGCGTCTTATGCAATTGATGCTCGTGAAGAATTTGCACAAGATTTCGCCTTAATTGCTTTACAAGGAAATACTTTTTATGAGAATTCTTATCCTTTAGTTTCTGCTTTATCACGTCCATTAATTTCAAAAAAATTAGTTGAATTAGCACATGAAACAAATGCTACAACTATTGCACATGGTTGTACTGGTAAGGGAAATGACCAAGTTCGTTTTGAAGTGGCTATCGCAGCTTTAGACCCTTCTTTAAAAGTCATTGCTCCTGTTCGTGAATGGAAATGGTCACGTGAAGAAGAAATTGCTTATGCACAAGAAAAAGGTGTGCCAATCCCTGCAGACTTGGATAATCCTTATTCAATTGACCAAAACTTATGGGGCCGTGCATGTGAATGTGGTGTATTAGAAGACCCATGGGCAACTCCTCCTAAAGGGGCTTATGAGCTAACAAAAGAATTAGAAGACACACCAGATCAAGCAGATATTGTACAAATTACATTCAAAAAAGGTGTACCGGTAGCATTAGATGGGAAAGAAATGAATTTATCTTCTCTTGTAGCAGAATTAAATCAATTAGCTGGAAATCATGGAGTTGGTCGTATTGACCACATTGAAAACCGTTTAGTTGGGATTAAGTCCAGAGAAGTTTATGAATGTCCTGGCGCGATGACGTTGATGGCAGCTCATAAAGAATTAGAAGATTTAGTATTTGTTCGCGAATTAGCTCATTTTAAACCAATCATTGAACAACAATTAGCTCAAATAATTTATAATGGTTTATGGTTTAATCCTTTAACTGATGCACTAATTGCTTTCTTAAAGAGTACACAAGAATATGTGAATGGTGTAGTTCGTGTCAAACTGTTCAAAGGCAATATTATTTGTGAAGGTAGAAAGTCAGAAAACAGCTTATATGATGAAAACTTAGCAACTTACACTTCTGCAGATACATTTGACCAAGATGCAGCCGTTGGTTTCATTAAACTTTGGGGCTTACCAAGTAAAGTACATGCAGAAATTCAAGCAAAACAAAACAATGCATAA
- the argH gene encoding argininosuccinate lyase: protein MKKLWGGRFDGKNEDWIDAFGASIFFDQALAKQDILGSLAHVKMLVHTKILSQEEGQQIIDGLTIIQQKVANDELDYTVQNEDIHLNIESFLHEEIGPVAGKLHTARSRNDQVATDMHLYLKEKVQDILEKIHDLRKVLVTKAEENIETIMPGYTHLQHAQPISFAHHLLAYYQMLTRDQERLSENLKRIDCSPLGAAALAGTTFPIDREFAAKELGFGSVYANSLDAVSDRDFILEFLSNSSILMMHLSRFCEEIILWCSHEFQFVQLSDTFSTGSSIMPQKKNPDMAELIRGKTGRVYGDLFGLLTVMKGLPLAYNKDFQEDKEGMFDTVETVEKSLTIMSGMIASMQVNQKHMLESTEKDFSNATELADYLANKGIPFREAHEIVGKLVFSCIQKGIYLQDIPLEEYQSIVPTIEEDLYDKLSSYTAVKNRNSLGGTGFAQIEKQIEQAKQHL, encoded by the coding sequence ATGAAGAAACTTTGGGGTGGTCGCTTTGATGGAAAAAATGAAGATTGGATAGATGCGTTTGGCGCATCTATCTTCTTTGACCAAGCATTAGCAAAACAAGACATTTTAGGTAGTTTAGCACATGTCAAAATGCTTGTTCATACGAAGATACTTTCTCAAGAAGAAGGCCAACAAATTATTGATGGATTAACTATCATTCAGCAAAAAGTTGCCAATGACGAATTGGATTATACTGTACAAAATGAAGATATCCATTTAAATATTGAATCTTTTTTACATGAAGAAATTGGACCCGTAGCTGGTAAATTACATACCGCTCGTTCTAGAAATGACCAAGTTGCAACAGATATGCATCTTTATTTAAAAGAAAAGGTGCAAGATATTTTAGAAAAAATTCACGACTTACGTAAAGTATTGGTCACTAAAGCAGAAGAAAATATTGAAACAATCATGCCTGGTTATACGCATCTTCAGCATGCACAGCCAATTTCATTTGCACATCATTTATTGGCGTATTACCAAATGCTCACACGCGATCAAGAACGCTTATCGGAAAATCTAAAAAGAATTGATTGTTCGCCATTAGGAGCAGCTGCTTTAGCTGGAACCACTTTCCCTATCGATCGTGAATTCGCAGCTAAAGAATTAGGGTTTGGTTCAGTCTATGCTAATAGTTTAGATGCGGTCAGTGATCGTGATTTTATCTTAGAATTTTTAAGCAATTCTTCAATTTTAATGATGCACCTTTCTCGTTTTTGCGAAGAAATTATCCTATGGTGTAGTCACGAATTTCAATTTGTTCAATTATCAGATACATTTTCGACAGGTAGTTCGATTATGCCTCAGAAAAAAAATCCAGATATGGCCGAACTAATTCGTGGGAAAACAGGACGCGTCTATGGTGATTTATTTGGTCTATTAACGGTGATGAAAGGCTTACCTCTTGCATACAACAAAGATTTTCAAGAAGACAAAGAAGGGATGTTTGACACAGTAGAAACCGTTGAAAAAAGTTTGACTATTATGTCAGGAATGATTGCTTCGATGCAAGTTAATCAAAAACATATGTTAGAATCTACGGAAAAAGATTTTTCCAATGCTACCGAATTAGCCGACTACCTCGCAAATAAAGGGATTCCCTTTAGAGAAGCACATGAGATTGTTGGTAAGTTAGTTTTTTCTTGTATTCAAAAAGGTATTTATCTTCAAGATATTCCTCTTGAAGAATATCAATCTATTGTTCCTACTATCGAAGAAGATTTATATGATAAATTAAGTTCTTATACAGCTGTCAAAAATCGTAACTCATTAGGTGGTACCGGTTTTGCACAAATTGAAAAACAAATTGAACAAGCCAAACAACACTTATAA